The following are encoded in a window of Halorarum salinum genomic DNA:
- a CDS encoding efflux RND transporter permease subunit, with protein MAGFDHERLVERASTLVTERPERVVLAFLLVTAAFAVGLGNVSTEAGTSQFASGIPAEEALSDVQREFGPPFGADAGTTQLIQRNRNVLSKPAMLRMLRTQERVEEREDLRVTGTSSAASVVARTVDPSATTTEAQIRALEGATPTEVRRAVRENVDNPAFTGSVSSDFNRESVSASATIAVVTHELPGGLSSGAAAGQGGTSPLTPIQQRVERVVANGDADVTVFGSGVLAAEFSQVITDSLLVVTPAAVVLIVSFLVVAYRDLLDLLLGTVTLLMAVVWTFGFLGLAGIPFSQMMIAVPPLLLAVGIDFGIHVVNRYREDRDDLGVDGAMNAATRQLLVAFFIVTGTTVIGFLSNFASDLGPIRDFGLVAAVGILFTFLLFGVFLPAAKVWLDRRRNRIPVPTYSQRPLGAEGTRLARALRGGVSIARVAPLAFLVLVLASAVGAGAYATGVDTSFSDEDFLPPEESPAYLEALPEPFAPADYSVVGTLNFLEDNFESTNDGEVTVYVEGRLQRDTALEELHRMGEDPPDSFVSDGRRAESTSIVTVVLDQAERDPEFRRLVARNDRDGNGIPDRNLGEVYDYLLASSASGEVSQHLAEDRRSTRVVYTTKADASQGAITADARTVADRHRADATATGNTVVFKAVSDLIFESAVTSLAVALALTGAFLLVVYRLLEGYASLGVANTVPILVSVAAVAATMRLAGISFNAFTATILAITIGLGIDYSVHVTHRFVDERREHGLFDALDRTVRGTGGALTGSMLTTTTGIGVLVFAVLSVLGQFGVLTALSILYSFLASMLVLPSTLVVWNRALGLDPERPLGEDARSTEDDRTPSGTPSATD; from the coding sequence ATGGCGGGGTTCGACCACGAGCGACTCGTCGAGCGCGCCAGCACCCTCGTCACCGAGCGACCCGAGCGGGTGGTCCTCGCGTTCCTGCTCGTCACCGCGGCGTTCGCGGTGGGGCTCGGGAACGTCTCCACGGAGGCGGGGACCTCCCAGTTCGCCTCCGGCATCCCCGCCGAGGAGGCGCTCTCGGACGTCCAGCGGGAGTTCGGCCCCCCCTTCGGGGCCGACGCCGGGACCACACAGCTCATCCAGCGGAACCGGAACGTGCTCTCGAAGCCCGCGATGCTGCGGATGCTCCGGACCCAGGAGCGGGTCGAGGAGCGCGAGGACCTCCGGGTGACGGGTACCTCCAGCGCCGCGAGCGTCGTGGCCCGGACCGTCGACCCGTCCGCCACGACCACCGAGGCGCAGATCCGCGCGCTGGAGGGGGCGACCCCCACCGAGGTCCGGAGGGCGGTCCGGGAGAACGTCGACAACCCGGCGTTCACGGGGTCCGTCTCCTCGGATTTCAACCGCGAGTCGGTGTCGGCCTCCGCGACCATCGCCGTCGTCACCCACGAACTCCCCGGCGGGCTCTCGTCGGGCGCCGCGGCCGGCCAGGGCGGCACCAGCCCGCTGACGCCGATCCAGCAGCGCGTCGAGCGCGTCGTCGCGAACGGCGACGCCGACGTCACCGTCTTCGGCTCCGGCGTCCTCGCCGCCGAGTTCTCGCAGGTCATCACCGACTCGCTGCTCGTCGTCACCCCGGCGGCCGTCGTCCTCATCGTCTCCTTCCTCGTGGTCGCCTACCGGGACCTGCTCGACCTGCTGCTCGGGACGGTCACGCTCCTGATGGCGGTCGTCTGGACGTTCGGCTTCCTCGGACTCGCGGGCATCCCGTTCAGCCAGATGATGATCGCGGTTCCGCCGCTGTTGCTCGCGGTCGGCATCGACTTCGGCATCCACGTCGTCAACCGGTACCGCGAGGACAGGGACGACCTGGGCGTCGACGGCGCGATGAACGCGGCGACCCGACAGCTGCTCGTCGCCTTCTTCATCGTCACCGGCACCACCGTCATCGGCTTCCTCTCGAACTTCGCCTCGGATCTCGGACCGATCCGGGACTTCGGCCTCGTGGCCGCCGTCGGCATCCTCTTCACGTTCCTCCTGTTCGGCGTGTTCCTGCCCGCGGCGAAGGTGTGGCTCGACCGCCGCCGGAACCGGATTCCGGTTCCGACGTACAGCCAGCGACCGCTCGGCGCGGAGGGGACCAGGCTCGCGCGCGCGCTCCGCGGTGGGGTGTCGATCGCACGCGTCGCTCCGCTGGCGTTCCTCGTGCTCGTGCTCGCGAGCGCCGTCGGGGCCGGGGCGTACGCGACCGGCGTCGACACCAGCTTCTCGGACGAGGACTTCCTCCCGCCGGAGGAGTCCCCGGCGTACCTCGAGGCGCTGCCGGAGCCGTTCGCCCCAGCGGACTACTCGGTCGTGGGGACGCTGAACTTCCTCGAGGACAACTTCGAGAGCACGAACGACGGCGAGGTGACGGTGTACGTGGAGGGGCGACTACAGCGCGACACGGCGCTGGAGGAACTCCACCGGATGGGCGAGGACCCCCCGGACTCGTTCGTGAGCGACGGGCGGCGGGCCGAGTCGACCAGCATCGTCACCGTGGTCCTGGACCAGGCGGAGCGGGACCCCGAGTTCCGTCGGCTCGTGGCACGCAACGACCGGGACGGGAACGGCATCCCCGACCGGAATCTGGGGGAGGTGTACGATTACCTGCTCGCCTCGTCGGCGAGCGGCGAGGTGAGCCAGCACCTCGCCGAGGACCGCCGATCCACACGGGTCGTCTACACGACGAAGGCGGACGCATCACAGGGAGCGATCACGGCGGACGCCCGCACGGTCGCCGACCGCCACCGCGCCGACGCGACGGCGACCGGGAACACGGTCGTCTTCAAGGCCGTCTCCGACCTGATCTTCGAGTCGGCGGTGACGAGCCTCGCGGTGGCGCTCGCGCTGACCGGGGCGTTCCTCCTCGTCGTCTACCGGTTACTGGAGGGGTACGCGTCGCTGGGCGTGGCAAACACGGTCCCCATCCTCGTCTCGGTCGCGGCGGTCGCGGCGACGATGCGGCTCGCCGGCATCTCCTTCAACGCCTTCACGGCGACCATCCTCGCGATCACCATCGGGCTCGGCATCGACTACTCCGTCCACGTGACGCACCGATTCGTCGACGAGCGACGCGAACACGGGCTGTTCGACGCGCTCGACCGGACGGTCCGCGGCACCGGCGGCGCGCTGACGGGGAGCATGCTCACGACGACGACCGGCATCGGCGTGCTGGTGTTCGCGGTCCTCAGCGTGCTCGGCCAGTTCGGGGTGCTCACCGCGCTCTCGATCCTCTACTCCTTCCTGGCGTCGATGCTCGTGCTTCCCTCGACGCTCGTCGTCTGGAACCGAGCGCTCGGCCTCGACCCGGAGCGGCCGCTGGGTGAGGACGCCCGGTCGACGGAGGACGACCGGACGCCGTCCGGGACGCCCTCGGCCACCGACTGA
- a CDS encoding acylphosphatase: protein MSGPSDEGTDHEATDERVRAHVFVTGRVQGVYYRDSTREAARERGVDGWVRNLDDGRVEAVFEGPRDAVEGMVEWCHTGSDAAVVEDVDVEYGDPEGETGFVVRR from the coding sequence ATGAGCGGACCGAGCGACGAGGGGACCGACCACGAAGCGACCGACGAACGAGTCCGCGCACACGTGTTCGTGACCGGCAGGGTCCAGGGCGTCTACTACCGAGACAGCACCCGCGAGGCCGCGAGGGAGCGCGGCGTCGACGGCTGGGTTCGGAACCTCGACGACGGCCGCGTGGAGGCCGTCTTCGAGGGACCGCGCGACGCCGTGGAGGGGATGGTCGAGTGGTGTCACACCGGGAGCGACGCCGCCGTCGTCGAGGACGTGGACGTCGAGTACGGCGATCCCGAGGGGGAGACGGGGTTCGTCGTCCGTCGCTGA
- a CDS encoding phosphopentomutase/phosphoglucosamine mutase has product MNLFGTAGIRGSAERRVTPELALDVARAVGTAAREAGDREFVVARDGRVTGPSLAAAVEAGLTSAGADVTRLGQLPTPGLAFASRGRHGVMLTASHNPPADNGIKVFRDGVEYAQTAETDVEERVAAGAAPARWDEWGEAAEADVLASYREAVATYAARFGADPAGVRVAVDCGNGMAALVTPHVLRELGADVVTLNANVDGHFPGRESKPTPESLADLRAFVRDDGADFGIGHDGDADRIVVVDADGEVVHEDTVLAVLAERYVRESDAADPVVVTTPNASGRIDERVRAAGGRVERVALGYLHDGIAAAREAGSDVVFAAEPWKHVHTGFGGWIDGVASAAVLTRLVAAEGLAGLRDPVTERPYRKVSVDCGDDAKVAVMERLAVTLPEAFPEASVSTEYGVRLAFPDDAWALVRPSGTEPYVRVYAESDDVDELVASVTDVVEDAVADIG; this is encoded by the coding sequence ATGAACCTGTTCGGTACCGCCGGCATCCGCGGCAGCGCCGAGAGGCGCGTCACGCCGGAACTCGCGCTCGACGTGGCGCGCGCGGTCGGGACCGCAGCGCGCGAGGCGGGCGACCGGGAGTTCGTCGTCGCCCGCGACGGCCGCGTCACCGGGCCGTCGCTCGCCGCCGCCGTCGAGGCGGGGTTGACCTCCGCGGGCGCGGACGTCACTCGGCTCGGTCAGCTTCCGACGCCCGGACTGGCGTTCGCCTCGCGGGGACGCCACGGCGTGATGCTCACGGCCTCGCACAACCCCCCGGCCGACAACGGCATCAAGGTGTTCCGCGACGGCGTCGAGTACGCACAGACCGCCGAGACCGACGTCGAGGAACGGGTCGCGGCCGGCGCCGCCCCGGCACGGTGGGACGAGTGGGGCGAGGCCGCCGAGGCAGACGTGCTCGCTTCGTACCGCGAGGCGGTGGCGACGTACGCGGCCCGGTTCGGCGCGGACCCCGCCGGCGTCCGTGTCGCGGTCGACTGCGGGAACGGGATGGCGGCGCTCGTGACGCCCCACGTGCTCCGCGAACTCGGCGCCGACGTCGTGACGCTGAACGCGAACGTCGACGGGCACTTCCCGGGCCGGGAGTCGAAGCCGACGCCGGAGTCGCTCGCGGACCTCCGCGCGTTCGTGCGCGACGACGGGGCGGACTTCGGCATCGGTCATGACGGGGACGCCGACCGCATCGTCGTCGTCGACGCCGACGGGGAGGTCGTCCACGAGGACACGGTGCTCGCGGTCCTCGCGGAACGGTACGTCCGGGAGAGCGACGCGGCCGACCCGGTCGTGGTGACGACGCCGAACGCCTCGGGCCGGATCGACGAGCGGGTGCGCGCGGCGGGCGGGCGCGTCGAGCGCGTCGCGCTTGGCTACCTTCACGACGGCATCGCGGCCGCCCGCGAGGCCGGGAGCGACGTCGTGTTCGCGGCCGAGCCCTGGAAGCACGTTCACACCGGGTTCGGCGGGTGGATCGACGGCGTGGCGAGCGCGGCCGTGCTAACCCGACTCGTCGCCGCCGAGGGGCTCGCGGGCCTGCGCGACCCGGTGACCGAGCGACCGTACCGGAAGGTGAGCGTCGACTGCGGGGACGACGCGAAGGTCGCGGTCATGGAGCGACTCGCCGTCACGTTGCCGGAGGCGTTCCCGGAGGCGTCCGTCTCGACGGAGTACGGGGTGCGGCTCGCCTTCCCCGACGACGCGTGGGCGCTGGTGCGGCCGAGCGGGACCGAGCCGTACGTCCGCGTGTACGCCGAGAGCGACGACGTGGACGAGCTGGTCGCGTCGGTGACCGACGTCGTGGAGGACGCCGTCGCGGATATCGGGTAG
- a CDS encoding BMP family lipoprotein, whose protein sequence is MPRNIDRRTFVKGAGAGGIAGLAGLAGCTGGPEDDGSSGEDGTDSPDDTGTPSGEDGNGSADGSAELNVGMVYATGGLGDGSFNDQAQTGLQQAAEEFDVGYDESQPDEVSQFANYQQQYAQSTDPDYGLVSCIGFLQADALGETSADFPDQDFMIVDEVVENDNVASYTFAEHEGSFLVGQLAGLLTTQEFSAGAGSTDPDSTSVGFVGGVESALIQKFEAGFLAGAAHANADVDIQTTYVGDFNAPGAGQEAALAMYNNGADVVYHAAGNTGTGVFQAAQEAGRFAIGVDQDQSLTRPNYSDVILASMVKRVDTAVYNSIEAKLNGELPTGDLVALGLEQEGVAAVYGDELGSELPEEVTSAVESSREAIIGGELEVPQSPSDVSE, encoded by the coding sequence ATGCCCCGGAACATCGACAGGCGGACGTTCGTGAAAGGTGCCGGCGCCGGCGGAATCGCGGGACTCGCCGGTCTCGCCGGGTGCACCGGCGGCCCGGAGGACGACGGTTCCTCGGGCGAGGACGGCACCGACTCCCCGGACGACACCGGAACGCCGTCGGGCGAGGACGGCAATGGGTCGGCCGACGGATCGGCCGAACTGAACGTCGGCATGGTGTACGCGACGGGCGGGCTCGGCGACGGGTCGTTCAACGACCAGGCCCAGACGGGTCTCCAGCAGGCCGCCGAGGAGTTCGACGTCGGCTACGACGAGTCCCAGCCCGACGAGGTCTCCCAGTTCGCGAACTACCAACAGCAGTACGCCCAGTCGACCGACCCGGACTACGGGCTCGTCTCCTGCATCGGGTTCCTGCAGGCGGACGCGCTGGGGGAGACGTCGGCCGACTTCCCGGACCAGGACTTCATGATCGTCGACGAGGTCGTCGAGAACGACAACGTCGCCTCCTACACGTTCGCGGAACACGAGGGCTCGTTCCTCGTCGGCCAGCTGGCCGGCCTGCTGACGACCCAGGAGTTCTCCGCGGGCGCCGGCTCCACCGACCCCGACTCGACGAGCGTGGGCTTCGTCGGCGGCGTCGAGAGCGCGCTCATCCAGAAGTTCGAGGCCGGGTTCCTCGCGGGCGCGGCACACGCGAACGCGGACGTCGACATCCAGACCACGTACGTCGGCGACTTCAACGCCCCGGGCGCCGGGCAGGAGGCGGCGCTCGCGATGTACAACAACGGCGCGGACGTCGTCTACCACGCCGCGGGCAACACCGGCACGGGCGTGTTCCAGGCGGCCCAGGAGGCCGGCCGGTTCGCCATCGGCGTCGACCAGGACCAGTCGCTGACCCGCCCGAACTACTCGGACGTCATCCTCGCCTCGATGGTGAAGCGGGTGGACACGGCCGTCTACAACTCCATCGAGGCCAAGCTGAACGGGGAGCTCCCCACCGGCGACCTCGTCGCGCTCGGCCTCGAACAGGAGGGCGTCGCGGCCGTCTACGGCGACGAACTCGGGAGCGAACTCCCCGAGGAGGTCACGAGCGCGGTCGAGAGCTCGCGGGAGGCCATCATCGGCGGCGAGCTCGAGGTCCCGCAGAGCCCGAGCGACGTCTCCGAGTGA
- a CDS encoding ABC transporter ATP-binding protein produces MTEAVRLDGITKRFPGVVANDDVTLSVERGTVHALLGENGAGKTTLMNVLYGLYEPTEGEVYVDGDGLEVDEDGEYAAPPRRFDAPRDAIDAGVGMIHQHFMLVDPMTVAENITLGNEPRKWGGLAIDRDRARESVLDLSERYGFDVEPDATVADVSVGVQQRVEILKALYRGADVLILDEPTAVLTPQEVEDLFEVLDELTAQGKTVIFITHKLGEALEAADEVTVLRDGRNVGSVRTDETSREELAELMVGREVVLETESTPADPGAPVLDVDGVTATDDRDVVAVDDVSFTVREGEVFGVAGVDGNGQSELVEVITGLRDPDEGAVALDGRDVTDAPRRERTRAGMAYIPEDRQERGLVMEFDLTENGVLGSQHDAPFAAGGRLDWGRAGEHAEGVISKYDVRPPDARATAKSLSGGNQQKFIVGREFAREPTCLVASHPTRGVDIGSTEFIHDRLLDLRDDGRGVLLVSSKLDEVRGLSDRLAVMYRGRTVAVVDPDEVTEEQLGLLMAGETPDSVPRAPTREVTGAAHE; encoded by the coding sequence ATGACGGAGGCCGTCCGCCTCGACGGAATCACGAAACGTTTCCCCGGCGTCGTCGCCAACGACGACGTGACGCTCTCCGTCGAGCGGGGGACGGTTCACGCCCTGCTCGGCGAGAACGGCGCCGGCAAGACGACGCTGATGAACGTCCTCTACGGGCTATACGAGCCGACCGAGGGAGAGGTGTACGTCGACGGCGACGGCCTGGAGGTCGACGAGGACGGCGAGTACGCCGCGCCGCCGCGCAGGTTCGACGCGCCGCGCGACGCCATCGACGCCGGCGTCGGGATGATCCACCAGCACTTCATGCTCGTCGACCCGATGACGGTCGCCGAGAACATCACGCTCGGCAACGAGCCCCGCAAGTGGGGCGGGCTGGCGATCGACCGCGACCGCGCGCGCGAGTCGGTGCTCGACCTCTCCGAGCGGTACGGCTTCGACGTCGAACCGGACGCGACCGTCGCGGACGTGAGCGTCGGCGTCCAGCAGCGCGTCGAGATCCTCAAGGCGCTGTACCGCGGCGCCGACGTGTTGATCCTGGACGAGCCGACGGCCGTGCTCACCCCACAGGAGGTGGAGGACCTCTTCGAGGTGCTGGACGAACTGACGGCGCAGGGGAAGACGGTCATCTTCATCACGCACAAGCTGGGCGAGGCGCTGGAGGCCGCCGACGAGGTGACCGTGCTCCGGGACGGCCGCAACGTCGGCAGCGTCCGGACCGACGAGACCTCCCGCGAGGAGCTCGCGGAGCTGATGGTCGGCCGCGAGGTCGTGCTCGAGACGGAGTCGACGCCGGCCGACCCCGGCGCCCCCGTGCTCGACGTGGACGGCGTCACGGCCACCGACGACCGCGACGTGGTGGCGGTCGACGACGTCTCCTTCACCGTCCGCGAAGGGGAGGTGTTCGGCGTCGCCGGCGTTGACGGCAACGGCCAGTCGGAACTGGTGGAGGTGATCACGGGCTTGCGCGACCCCGACGAGGGTGCCGTCGCGCTCGACGGACGCGACGTGACCGACGCCCCGCGGCGCGAGCGGACCCGAGCGGGGATGGCGTACATCCCCGAGGACAGGCAGGAGCGCGGGCTCGTCATGGAGTTCGACCTGACCGAGAACGGCGTGCTCGGCTCCCAGCACGACGCGCCGTTCGCCGCGGGCGGGCGCCTCGACTGGGGCCGCGCCGGCGAGCACGCGGAGGGCGTCATCTCGAAGTACGACGTGCGCCCCCCGGACGCGCGTGCGACCGCGAAGTCGCTCTCGGGCGGCAACCAGCAGAAGTTCATCGTCGGCCGGGAGTTCGCCCGCGAGCCGACCTGTCTGGTCGCCTCCCACCCGACCCGCGGGGTCGACATCGGCTCGACGGAGTTCATCCACGACCGGCTGCTGGACCTCCGGGACGACGGCCGCGGGGTGCTGCTCGTCTCCTCGAAGCTCGACGAGGTTCGCGGGCTCTCGGATCGGCTCGCGGTGATGTACCGCGGTCGGACCGTCGCGGTCGTCGACCCCGACGAGGTGACCGAGGAACAGCTCGGGCTGCTGATGGCCGGCGAGACGCCCGACTCGGTGCCGCGCGCCCCGACGAGGGAGGTCACGGGGGCGGCCCATGAGTGA
- a CDS encoding ABC transporter permease, whose translation MSEDGSSPGGSGAPDGGPESAFRNRAMRMLIGLSRASGTERLLISGSALLLSVAIGFLLVLAAGRMTSCGSASFSLLGVGFCYDPFVVFDRLFLGAFGDLAANPLNGQFATTLAETTVLLFTGLAVAVAFKAGIFNIGGQGQLVVGALATALAVLPASSFVSGVAGTLVLVPFGLLVGAAAGGLFGAIPGALKAYADANEVITTIMLNFVATSVALYLVQNHFKDPDSFATQTVALPGHATFPSLVFPARADVSLVALAFALTLAAAMAYLLARTAFGYDLRTSGLQPEAAEYGGVDARRTVVASMTLSGALAGIGGAVYVLMILGNFQVGVPDYGFDGITVSILAGNNPLGVIPAALLFGVLKSGSIVVDVGTDVPPELVGVLRGLIVLFVAMPEFFRMAGRYAGLDEPDEGAVATDGGESG comes from the coding sequence ATGAGTGAGGACGGCTCCTCGCCCGGCGGGTCCGGCGCGCCCGACGGGGGCCCCGAGTCGGCGTTCCGGAACCGGGCGATGCGGATGCTGATCGGGCTCTCCCGCGCCTCCGGGACCGAGCGCCTGCTCATCTCCGGCTCGGCGCTGCTGCTGTCGGTCGCCATCGGCTTCCTGCTCGTCCTCGCGGCCGGGCGGATGACCTCCTGCGGGTCGGCGTCCTTCTCGCTTCTCGGCGTCGGCTTCTGTTACGACCCGTTCGTCGTGTTCGACCGGCTGTTCCTCGGCGCGTTCGGGGACCTCGCGGCGAACCCCCTGAACGGCCAGTTCGCGACGACGCTCGCGGAGACGACGGTGCTGCTTTTCACCGGGCTCGCCGTCGCGGTGGCGTTCAAGGCGGGCATCTTCAACATCGGCGGGCAGGGCCAGCTCGTCGTCGGCGCGCTGGCGACGGCGCTCGCGGTGCTCCCCGCCTCCTCGTTCGTCTCGGGGGTCGCGGGGACGCTCGTGCTCGTCCCGTTCGGCCTGCTCGTCGGCGCCGCGGCGGGCGGGCTGTTCGGCGCCATCCCGGGCGCGCTGAAGGCGTACGCGGACGCGAACGAGGTGATCACGACGATCATGCTCAACTTCGTCGCCACCTCGGTCGCGCTCTACCTGGTGCAGAACCACTTCAAGGACCCCGACAGCTTCGCGACCCAGACCGTCGCGCTCCCGGGTCACGCGACGTTCCCCAGCCTCGTGTTCCCGGCGCGGGCGGACGTCTCGCTCGTCGCGCTCGCGTTCGCGCTGACGCTCGCGGCCGCGATGGCGTACCTGCTCGCGCGCACGGCGTTCGGCTACGACCTCCGGACGAGCGGGCTCCAGCCCGAGGCGGCCGAGTACGGCGGCGTCGACGCCCGTCGGACGGTCGTCGCGAGCATGACGCTCTCGGGCGCGCTGGCCGGCATCGGAGGCGCCGTGTACGTGCTGATGATCCTCGGGAACTTCCAGGTCGGCGTCCCCGACTACGGTTTCGACGGCATCACCGTCTCCATCCTCGCCGGAAACAACCCGCTGGGGGTCATCCCCGCCGCGCTGCTGTTCGGGGTGCTGAAGTCCGGGAGCATCGTCGTCGACGTCGGCACCGACGTCCCGCCGGAGCTCGTGGGCGTGCTCCGCGGGCTCATCGTCCTGTTCGTCGCCATGCCGGAGTTCTTCCGGATGGCCGGCAGGTACGCCGGGCTGGACGAACCCGACGAGGGGGCTGTGGCGACCGACGGGGGTGAGTCCGGATGA
- a CDS encoding ABC transporter permease, with protein MSDDAVEAGAGTLDRLTSVGLRTGIGLVALAAFAVVVVVGALTPGTPLGRFVRVLFANSTVSAALRLSVPIAFAALGGIFAEKSGVINIGLEGLLIIAAFGGVYVADVTGSVWFGLLGGVVTSVLLALLFAVVCIEFRADQIIAGLAVWLIALGLAPFLSQVVYGSTNTEGVGTFRTVPRMLAESSLPVLSTMVVDGLAWAADLPTVGALFSATPVVYLMFVAVAASWWTMNRTSFGRHVRASGENPKALDTAGVNVSLVRYKAVLLSGVLSGIGGAALALSIGQFSGSGPTMVNGKGFIAIVAYLFGNYNPIGALLSTLLFAGLDALQLTLQARSLFAIPSELVRTVPYVTVIVVLALFGRTRIPEAAGDHYESGEE; from the coding sequence ATGAGCGACGACGCCGTCGAGGCGGGCGCGGGGACGCTGGACCGGCTCACCTCGGTCGGCCTCCGGACGGGGATCGGGCTCGTGGCGCTGGCCGCCTTCGCGGTCGTCGTCGTCGTCGGCGCCCTCACGCCGGGGACCCCGCTCGGGCGGTTCGTGCGCGTGCTGTTCGCGAACTCCACCGTGTCGGCGGCGCTCCGGCTCTCGGTGCCCATCGCGTTCGCGGCGCTGGGCGGCATCTTCGCCGAGAAGTCGGGCGTCATCAACATCGGGCTGGAGGGGCTGCTCATCATCGCCGCGTTCGGCGGCGTCTACGTGGCCGACGTCACGGGGAGCGTCTGGTTCGGGCTGCTCGGCGGCGTGGTCACCTCCGTCCTGCTCGCGCTGCTGTTCGCGGTCGTCTGCATCGAGTTCCGCGCGGACCAGATCATCGCGGGGCTCGCGGTGTGGCTCATCGCGCTCGGGCTGGCTCCGTTCCTCTCGCAGGTCGTCTACGGGAGCACGAACACCGAGGGCGTGGGGACGTTCCGGACCGTCCCCCGGATGCTCGCCGAGAGCAGCCTCCCGGTGCTCTCGACGATGGTCGTCGACGGGCTGGCGTGGGCGGCGGACCTGCCGACCGTCGGCGCGCTCTTCTCCGCCACGCCGGTGGTGTATCTCATGTTCGTCGCGGTCGCGGCCTCGTGGTGGACGATGAACCGGACCTCGTTCGGCCGGCACGTCCGCGCGTCCGGGGAGAACCCGAAGGCGCTCGACACGGCCGGCGTGAACGTCTCGCTGGTCCGGTACAAGGCGGTGCTCCTGTCGGGCGTGCTCTCGGGCATCGGCGGCGCGGCGCTCGCGCTCTCCATCGGCCAGTTCTCCGGGAGCGGGCCGACGATGGTGAACGGCAAGGGGTTCATCGCCATCGTCGCGTACCTGTTCGGCAACTACAACCCGATCGGGGCGCTGCTTTCGACGCTGCTGTTCGCGGGCCTGGACGCGCTCCAGCTCACCCTGCAGGCGCGGAGCCTGTTCGCCATCCCCTCTGAACTGGTGCGGACGGTCCCCTACGTGACCGTCATCGTCGTGCTCGCGCTGTTCGGTCGGACCCGCATCCCCGAGGCCGCCGGCGACCACTACGAGTCGGGCGAGGAGTAG
- a CDS encoding DoxX family protein, which produces MPSADALDQFDAVVTRYDRLAGVLLRGGLGVTILLAGGHKLVAPAAWHAYLAPPFAALWPTGLLPLSPTFVLFGVSEVLFGLLLLADWHTPTVASVTALSLLGVVVNLCVGVAVGEPYVDVLVRDVGLTFLAFGVALNGDTARGAGDGPET; this is translated from the coding sequence ATGCCCTCGGCGGACGCCCTCGATCAGTTCGACGCAGTCGTGACGCGTTACGACCGGCTCGCGGGGGTCCTCCTTCGGGGCGGACTCGGCGTCACCATCCTGCTGGCCGGCGGTCACAAGCTCGTCGCGCCGGCGGCCTGGCACGCGTACCTGGCGCCGCCGTTCGCGGCCCTCTGGCCGACCGGGCTCCTCCCGCTCTCCCCGACGTTCGTCCTGTTCGGGGTCAGCGAGGTGCTGTTCGGGCTCCTGTTGCTCGCCGACTGGCACACGCCGACGGTGGCGTCCGTGACGGCGCTCTCGCTCCTGGGCGTCGTCGTGAACCTCTGTGTCGGCGTCGCCGTCGGGGAGCCGTACGTGGACGTGCTGGTCAGGGACGTCGGGTTGACGTTCCTGGCGTTCGGCGTCGCGCTGAACGGCGATACGGCCCGGGGAGCGGGGGACGGTCCCGAGACGTGA